DNA sequence from the Centroberyx gerrardi isolate f3 chromosome 22, fCenGer3.hap1.cur.20231027, whole genome shotgun sequence genome:
TAGCCTACTAATGGTATGACTTCTGTACAAAGGCTATAAGAGACTTCAACAAGATTTGGGGCATCATCAGCAAAACAGCAGTCAACCAAGATGGACGCTCAGTCACTCCAATCACCAAGCCCTCCATCGTTCAACAAGAGGAGCTCCTGCGCAGAATCTACTCAGAGTCTGACCTTGTAAATGTCCAGTACATAGAGGCACACGGGACTGGAACCCCAATTGGAGACCGAACGGAGGCAGGGAGCATCTCAAACGTCATTGCCAAAGCCAAACCTCCAGGATCAGAGACACTCCAGATCGGCTCTGTGAAGAGCAACATCGGACACACAGAATCTGCAGCTGGAGTGGCAGGACTCATTAAGGTACTCTTAATGATGAAGCATGAAACCATTGTTCCCTCAGTGTTCTACTCTGAAGACAGTGCCAGTATAGATGTAAAAGCTCTGAGTATAAATATTCCCACCAAAGCTGAGAAATGGGAGACAAATGGGTCATTAGAGAGGGTAGCTGGGATCAACAGCTTTGGGTTTGGAggcacaaatgcacatgcaatCGTAAAAGAGTACAGGCAGGCAACAATTCCTATATTGAGCCCACATGACAGTCGAAAGCTCTTTGTAATATCTGCAGCCTCTGAGAAATCATTGATCTTGTCCATCACTGACACTCACCAGAGGCTTTGCAGAGATGAAACAGTTGACATCCAGGCATTATCATATACCTCAGCATGTAGGAGGAGTCATTGCAAACACAAATATAGAAAAGCCTTCCTAACATCTTCCCTCTCGGATTTAGACCGTCAGCTGACGGCTGCACTGAACAAGAAGGTTGAGTCAGCAAAGTCAGACATCCAattggtgtttgtgttttgtggaaACGGGGTTACCTACAGGGGAATGTGTAAGCAGCTTCTGAGAGAGGTGCCTGTGTTCAGAGAGAAGGTCAGAGAAGTTGAGAATCTCTTCCAGAGCTATAAAAGCACCAGCATCAGGCAAAAAATTGCCGATGAATATGACAATGATGATTTCACCAAGCCAGATGTTGTCCAGCCTCTTCTCTTCGCTATTCAGGTTGGCATTGCCAGTCTTCTAAAGCACTGGGGTGTCAAACCCGATGCCGTTCTTGGACACTCTGTTGGAGAGGTTGCTGCCGCTCACTGTTCTGGCCTCTTGTCTCTCGAGGACGCGGTAAAGGTGGTGTACCATCGCAGTACTCTCCAGAGCAAAGTCACAGGAGGGAAAATGCTTGTTGTCAGTAATGTGCCTGTAGCAAAGGTCTTGGAAATCCTTCCAATCTTCTCTGGGAAAATTTGTGTAGCGGCTTTCAACAGCCCTCAGTCCTGCACTCTGTCAGGGGATGCAGATGCTATAGACACCCTCCATCAGAAGCTGAAGACCATGGTTACAGATAAAAACCTCTTCCTCCATGTCTTAGATGTTCCAGCTGCATACCACAGCCATATGATGGATTCCATAGTAGATGATATTGAGAGAAGTATTGACGCTTTGGCTGTCAACAGTATGGAGTGTGAACTTTTTTCGACAGTGACCGGAGACAAGGCCAAGCATTCAAATGGTGACTTTATCACAGGCAGGTACTGGGCAAAGAATATCAGAGAGCCTGTTTTATTTGAGCAAACACTGCAGGCCGCAACCACGGACAAGCAGTCAAGGAAGAATGTGGTCTTTGTGGAGATTGGACCTCGTTGGGCTCTTCAAAGGAACATCCATGAGACTTTGGGAAATGACCACATCGTTCTCAGCTCAGTGCAGCCAGAGAAAGATTATGAGACAATCCTGTCTACAGTGGCAAAACTATTTGAACTGGGTGTCCATATAGACTGGCATCAGCTCTATAGCGGTAGCGAGACATTGCCAACAGCTTTTCCAGTCTATCAGTTTGATAGCGTGAAGAAAGAAGTGTATTTTGAAGCTGCAAGAAAAGGGGATGAATCAACTGTTTTCTCTCACCATCCACTGGTATCCCAAATAAAACAGGATAATAAAGAGTACAAATGCAGCCTCTCATTAGAGACTGCACCCTATCTTTGGGAGCATAAAAATAATGGTGTCGCCATTGTGCCAGGGGCGCTGTATGTTGAACTAGCTTATGCTTCAGTAATGGCAAGTTTAAGGCTAAAGAAGCCCATTTCCTTGCTCCAGCTCAGTGTAACTTTTCACAGTCTGTTCACACTCAGCTCAAACTCTCATCAGTTGAAAGTAGCGCTGGAGCATGCTGAGAATGAGACTACATTTAAAATACAGTCTTCTTCAGCAACACATGCATCTGGTGCATATAGGTGTACAACTGGCCAGCCATTGTTAGAAGAACAAGCCATTTGCCTTGACATTATCTCCCAAAGGTGCAAATTGGTTatgaagagaaaagagattTATTCAATTCTTTCTCAAGCAGGATTTGAATATGGCTCTGTTTTCAAACAGCTTGATGATGTACATTTTGGGGATGAATTCAAGGAAGCTGTGACGGTAATTCAAGTCACTGGTGAGATTCTGAAACACCTCCATGATTATGTCATTCACCCTGTGTTATTGGACTATTTCCTGCAAATGACTGCTGTAGTAGCTCTCGGAAAGCTAACAGCCAAGCAGGGATTCCCCTCAGCAATTGGTTGTGTTGCCATATCAGGACCACTCCAAGAGGAAATGGTCATGTATTTAAGAGCAACTCGAGAGACTCCAGACTTTCTCGATGTATGTGGTTGCTTTTGCACTAAAGAGGGGCATGTACTGGTGGAGCTTAAGGAGGCGAGGATCTCATTTTTGGGCCACTGCTCAAATGTTGCCGAGTCACTGTTCTTCCACAATGAAATCATCTCAATTCCTGGGGAGATAGACTTCAACTGCAAAATAAAGGCCATAGTTTTTGAAGACGAACTAGGCATtgctaaaacacttaaacaatATGTACACCCAGAATCAACCATTGTGAAGAACAGAGACCATTGGATGTCAGACCAACTTCGAGACTTAGTGCTTCACTCACTTTACACTAATGAGGATTTGGAGGAGGTTCTCTTCATTTGGGGTGTACAGGACCTGAGTCACCTGTCATCTGAGAAGACATTGGAATGCTTGGTTTCTTGCTGTGAGTTATTTCGCCAGATTGTTTTAGCCTTGAAAGAGAGCAAACGCTCTTGCACTCTCCGGGTCATAACCTATAGATCAACAGAGAAGACTGTGGACCATATCAGTCCTGCTTGTGCGCTGTCTGGTATGACAAGGGCCTGTGCAGCAGAGATGGCAGGTCTCTCTTTTCAGCTGATTGACCTTGCCTCTGTGACCAGTGAAGACATTCAAACTCTGGTTCATGTAATAAACACCTGCAAACAGCAAGAGGTCATGATCAGCAGAGGGCAGGCATCAGCAACAAGAATAGTGCGAACCCCCATAAAAGACATGGCTTTATCTGAGGATGGTATGCACTCAATGTATATGAGCGACTTTGTCTTACAGACTGCTGATCCATACAGAATGGCAAACCTGTCTGCCACCCCCTGTGACATAAGCAGAAATCTTGTCCAAGAGAAGTCAGTTGAGATTCAGCTAAtgactgcatgtgtgcattcatCTGATTACTTTCCTGTCAGCGCTTCACATTTGAACTTTAGCGAGACAATGTATTGGAGCAAGCACACGTCCCAGAATCACAAGCTTCTGGCTTTAGATTTTAGTGGCATTGTCACAGCTGTTGGGAAAGATGTTCATAAACTCAAAGTGGGAGATCATATTGTTTCTTGCTATCCAGTAGCTGCCACTTCGAAGATTATGATTCCTGAAGCAGTGTGCTACAGCACAAATGGACTTCCATTTTTGAGAGAGACTCCATGTATATCTTACTTTGTGCTGGCATGGGAGATCCTGCAGAGAATGCTACCTAAGGTAAAACAACACAGGAAGTTGGCCATCATCTCCTCCACTCCAGCCTCTGGTCTGCTGAAGGTTTTAGCTCTGACAGCAAACAGGTCAGGGTGGAATGTCACCTCTCAGCCACATTTCAGAAGAGAACTCCTGAATATTGATCAGtgtcatgcatttgtttttctgccacCATTTGATCAGTCTTGGCAGGGGATAAATGAAACTGATGACCTGGAGAGACacattatttttgtgtgtaacAATCAAATGTCATCCTCACTCTCAGCAAACACGTTTGCATTGGAGAGtgaacacatgcatgtgcacaaacTTAATGTGTCCAATGTTTTCAAGAGAACCAAtctaaaaacacaacaaagaaagATTTTTCATTGGCTAATGTCATTGGGCTTTGATACAGTGTCTCTACCTCTGAAAAGGGATACGTTTCAATTACCAGGCACAAGAGAAGCTCAGACCAGTACAGATGTTGAGTCCTATTTTACAGCAAAGACAGTGCAGCAAGTGATTTTGGACCACGAAGGATCTAATTGTCCAGTGTCTGATATCCCTTTGCTCACAAGGCCAAGACAACTCTTTAAACAAACCTGTGTCTACATTGTGACTGGAGGGCTCTCCGGTTTGGGACTTGAGACAGTCAAGTTCATTGCGCATAATGGTGGAGGCTGCATTGCAACACTATCCAGAAGTATTCTATCAGATGAAATGCAGTTTAAGATGGAAACACTCCAGAAAAGATGTGGGGTGGCTATCATGAATGTCCAGTGTGACGTTTCTGAGTCGAGGCAGGTGGTGGAGGCATTCTCAAAGATTGGACAAAGGTTcccctcttgtccaatcaaaggAGTGTTTCACAGCGCTGCAGTTTTACATGATGCGCTGATTGAAGCCCTTGATCAGTCCCTCTTTCAAAAGGTGTTACAACCAAAAGTGAACGGGGCTTTAAATCTTCACTATGCAACACTGCACAACAAGCTAGATTTCTTTGTGTGTtactcctccatctcttccttcaTTGGTAATGCCTCTCAGTGTAACTATGCGGCAGCCAATTCCTTCCTAGACACATTCTGTCATTATCGGAGGAACCTGGGACTTGCTGGACAGTCCATCAACTGGGGTCCCCTGAACCTGGGTCTCCTGTCGAACAAAGACCATTTCCAAAGGTTCCTGGAGGCAAAAGGGATGATGAttatggatgtgtgtgaggTTCACGAGGCTCTGGAAAAGTGTCTGTTGATGAACAGACCACAGCAAGTCATATGCAAGTTCAACTTCAGACATCTAAACAATCATGTTCTTTCACAAAATGCTTCTCTCAGGGAACGACTCTCAGCTTTGGTGGAAATGGAACTGAAAGACAATATAGTGAAGGAGCCCAGGGTTCCACATTTGTCTTCTGTACATGACAGTGTGAGAACAATTGTCAGTGAGATAAGCAATGTTAGCGAAGATGAGCTGGATGATGACTTAGCTCTTTATGTACTGGGTATTGACTCAATGTTAGCCATGACTCTGCAGAACAGGATTTTCCAAGCGACAGGTGTGAATGTGCCTTTGGTTAGATTACTGGACCCCAATAGTACACTGAAGACATTGGTACTTATTGTAAGGGCCAGTGGATAATTTTCTGTGACTTTAAATCATTACATGGCGACTAAGAAATGCTTTTGTGATTGCATGAAGATTGAGTCATTTTAGTTATTGCAAAGGGACTTCTGTTTCACTGCTGCGGTACTGTTATAACAGTCCACTTAACACGGGTtgaaattgtattgaattgtattgaaATTGCTGCATACGTTAATACAATTCCACAattgtttatattatattttattactttattgtTCTATtgcatatattatttatacTGTTTTGGTGCTtactttatattctatttttgtgctgatactctgtttgtctttttcccctgctgaatcattttacttttgctgctgcaatgaccaaatttcccccacagggatcaataaactttcatcttatcttaagaAAGTCATTGGACAGTGATACAATTGCAGAACTTAAGTAACTTAACTCTTGGCTCAGTGAAACATTTTTGAATAAAGTGCTGTGCTACTTTTTGCTTGCAATTGTAGTGTGTTTTACATTGTTGATAGATCTTCTGTGTAATCTGTATAATAACTGTAATCATTTCATTGTATTAAATCAGAGTGCTATGGTGACATTCTGTGGGTAAGTTAGAGTATTGATGAGTGTTGGTTAGTAGGCTTAAAGTCTTTCTCAAATGTTGCAGAAAGGCTCATTAAATCACTGGATGACATAACCACAGTGTCAACAGCCAaggcattacttcaagatataTGTGATACAAATAGTACCAGAAGCACTATCAACTCAGACCTGGGGGAGTCCATCTCCCATTACTGTCTGTACCTCTGCAGTTTTAATGGGAACACATTGCTCTGTTGTAAAgaataaaatatacattttcagcttttttctGCAGTTAGTTTCTTTGAAAAATCCAAAGTTTTGCCGTTTGCTCACAGACTGCACTTTGTAGCCCCAGCAAAGAGTTAAAGGCTTTGCATGTTCAACCTCACCCAGGCACTAAATCCCCCTAACAAGTATGCAAAATATTCACAGTAAGAAGGGCATTTGAAACGTTCACAattgtcaacatccattataCAGTGCATATTTTTATGATAAAGAAGGCCCAAACAAAAGTATCCTAGTAAGTAAAATGTTCTGCTTATTCTAAGTTTAAGAGGTAATAGTAGATGATATATTTGAAAGGCATTTCTCTTTATAACATATGTGTGCCAAAGTTTGTATTGAGGTAACTAATCAATACATAAGGGATAAACACATAAAAGAGAATAACATCAAAGAAAGGACTTAAGGGCCACATGGTATGTTGCCACATTGCCACCTTGTGGTACACATGCATCCATTGTGGTAATAATCCTCTCAACACTATGAATACAAAGTAAAAGTATTCATGGTAACAAGATCAAAAGTGAAAATAACCAGTGCTTGtattttattagtttcagtgttacAATATTGCTTATAGTGTGTCTTGACAGTTGAATGAACATATCCAGCCATTATGAACTTTATGTATGATGctatcaataatgaaaataatgaatttGATTATTATACAATGATTTCATAATTACACGGATGGTTAAATTGTACATATATCACAGGTCCTAATACATCTGGAAagctttgattttctttttaaataaaaacatggacatcaaatacacatgaaatacatgaaaacaaaataattaaaactaCCTAAATGCAGATGTTATAGATGTAGGGCCTTTTGATGTTTGTCTGAAATATTGAATTTTGAGTGCTCAAAAAATAGCTTTTAGACAGCTCAATTCATAAAACATTGTGACATAATTACCGACTGGGGTACCCGCAGACCCCAGAGGTATACTTTTTGTTatatctcacaggtgctttattctatcattctACTTCtaatttttcatgactttgtaaatcaatttgttcctaatgacttcatatcattgttttctgtttctgttttaattagtgctttttaaaaataccaatgtattggGGTCCTGGGGGACCCCAGTCAAAAGCACCCAATTCCGCCTATGCAGCtttaatagatggaactatttattgagttcatgtttgccatgggtcctaatttaaagtatcacacactatcagGGGGGGTAGGggtcattttgaaggagacagacgcagatgcagcagacacagatttcctcatgtgctctgtcgacgaccctaaatactgctcttcctaaggtaagataatgttcaaagtcagaaatacaatacataatttaattaactgtaactttcctaaaataataataatctgttttttttttttttttcagatgacattaattacataactaataatgttttgagaagaaataagttaacattttgctatgatggttatttcttacagtagtttattcttggggtccccagggaccccagtcggtagtccttgtatattaaatatgttggtaggatgagggttaatAATCTGTGTAAT
Encoded proteins:
- the pks1 gene encoding phthioceranic/hydroxyphthioceranic acid synthase — translated: MEDAEDDIAVVGIGCNFPGGEGLDNFWKVLLEGKNCVVDIPEERFDRTRWFDPDESKPGKTQTTKAAFMNGFNEFDHKFFGITEVEADFMDPQQKLLLQCAYRALEDAGMAVETISGSRTGVYIGLMNRDYETLLNNSPSTITHYNGTGTAMSVAANRISFTFNLTGPSFTIDSACSSSLVALHSACQAIKQRDCEMALCGGVSCIIEPRVFVALSKAKMISPEGTSKPFSSRADGYGRGEGCGVVLLKPLKNAIRDFNKIWGIISKTAVNQDGRSVTPITKPSIVQQEELLRRIYSESDLVNVQYIEAHGTGTPIGDRTEAGSISNVIAKAKPPGSETLQIGSVKSNIGHTESAAGVAGLIKVLLMMKHETIVPSVFYSEDSASIDVKALSINIPTKAEKWETNGSLERVAGINSFGFGGTNAHAIVKEYRQATIPILSPHDSRKLFVISAASEKSLILSITDTHQRLCRDETVDIQALSYTSACRRSHCKHKYRKAFLTSSLSDLDRQLTAALNKKVESAKSDIQLVFVFCGNGVTYRGMCKQLLREVPVFREKVREVENLFQSYKSTSIRQKIADEYDNDDFTKPDVVQPLLFAIQVGIASLLKHWGVKPDAVLGHSVGEVAAAHCSGLLSLEDAVKVVYHRSTLQSKVTGGKMLVVSNVPVAKVLEILPIFSGKICVAAFNSPQSCTLSGDADAIDTLHQKLKTMVTDKNLFLHVLDVPAAYHSHMMDSIVDDIERSIDALAVNSMECELFSTVTGDKAKHSNGDFITGRYWAKNIREPVLFEQTLQAATTDKQSRKNVVFVEIGPRWALQRNIHETLGNDHIVLSSVQPEKDYETILSTVAKLFELGVHIDWHQLYSGSETLPTAFPVYQFDSVKKEVYFEAARKGDESTVFSHHPLVSQIKQDNKEYKCSLSLETAPYLWEHKNNGVAIVPGALYVELAYASVMASLRLKKPISLLQLSVTFHSLFTLSSNSHQLKVALEHAENETTFKIQSSSATHASGAYRCTTGQPLLEEQAICLDIISQRCKLVMKRKEIYSILSQAGFEYGSVFKQLDDVHFGDEFKEAVTVIQVTGEILKHLHDYVIHPVLLDYFLQMTAVVALGKLTAKQGFPSAIGCVAISGPLQEEMVMYLRATRETPDFLDVCGCFCTKEGHVLVELKEARISFLGHCSNVAESLFFHNEIISIPGEIDFNCKIKAIVFEDELGIAKTLKQYVHPESTIVKNRDHWMSDQLRDLVLHSLYTNEDLEEVLFIWGVQDLSHLSSEKTLECLVSCCELFRQIVLALKESKRSCTLRVITYRSTEKTVDHISPACALSGMTRACAAEMAGLSFQLIDLASVTSEDIQTLVHVINTCKQQEVMISRGQASATRIVRTPIKDMALSEDGMHSMYMSDFVLQTADPYRMANLSATPCDISRNLVQEKSVEIQLMTACVHSSDYFPVSASHLNFSETMYWSKHTSQNHKLLALDFSGIVTAVGKDVHKLKVGDHIVSCYPVAATSKIMIPEAVCYSTNGLPFLRETPCISYFVLAWEILQRMLPKVKQHRKLAIISSTPASGLLKVLALTANRSGWNVTSQPHFRRELLNIDQCHAFVFLPPFDQSWQGINETDDLERHIIFVCNNQMSSSLSANTFALESEHMHVHKLNVSNVFKRTNLKTQQRKIFHWLMSLGFDTVSLPLKRDTFQLPGTREAQTSTDVESYFTAKTVQQVILDHEGSNCPVSDIPLLTRPRQLFKQTCVYIVTGGLSGLGLETVKFIAHNGGGCIATLSRSILSDEMQFKMETLQKRCGVAIMNVQCDVSESRQVVEAFSKIGQRFPSCPIKGVFHSAAVLHDALIEALDQSLFQKVLQPKVNGALNLHYATLHNKLDFFVCYSSISSFIGNASQCNYAAANSFLDTFCHYRRNLGLAGQSINWGPLNLGLLSNKDHFQRFLEAKGMMIMDVCEVHEALEKCLLMNRPQQVICKFNFRHLNNHVLSQNASLRERLSALVEMELKDNIVKEPRVPHLSSVHDSVRTIVSEISNVSEDELDDDLALYVLGIDSMLAMTLQNRIFQATGVNVPLVRLLDPNSTLKTLVLIVRASG